The Brassica napus cultivar Da-Ae chromosome C7, Da-Ae, whole genome shotgun sequence genomic interval TGAAAACAAACCTGTTGGTAGAGAGAAACTGTGTAATTACGATATTGCATCTGCAGCTGAGCAACGAGAGCGTCCatggctagagagagagagagagagagagtgaagcAGAGATCGAGAGGAAGAGGAATGGAGTTCGTCGTTGGGACTTATTTTGACTTTGAATTTCTGCAAATAGCCCAATCCCAAGACAATCAATCCTCTTTTGTCTTTTCACCAATTATATAACGCTCTTCTTTCACATTGATAGGAaggaaaattaaaagaaaaaaaaaacaccaatatTTGGACAtttatttattaagaaaataatatccaaatatttaattacaaaaGCTGTATCTCCATTTTAAAATCACAATTTGATTAAACCATTTACATGAAAGTTCTTTGTCTAAGTTTTTTAACGTTTTCAAATGGAAACATATATTTAAgttcatttttataaattgattaACAAAAAGAAATGGTTGTCAAAAAAAGACAAGGTTGAGGACCAATGATTGGGAATGAAATCAAAGACATGAAGGCATATAATCTCTTACGTGTAGCTTTCACAACGTGCAAGTGTTAGTTGTCAAATCCGATACTCATAGAATCTCCTAGCTGGTAGACATTTTAACACACGCAATTTTACAAGCTGGTAGACATTTTGTCAACTCTCTTAACAGACAAAAACTCAATTAGTGTTTACCTAAAAATAAAACACACGCATTTTACAACACCTTAACTGGCCTAATATTATAAACCACCATCACAAAATCACCTAATCAACAGAttgagtttatttttatttttctttttttccaataAAGCAACATCTATGGGAACCAACcgaaaaataaattacacaccAAATAATCAAACAATAAAGAGAGCTTACATAACAAAAACACACATTGTAAGAAAAGCAGTGGTAACAAGTCTCAAAGGCTTGACAATGATCACAAGTGAAAACCAAAATATGACAAACTGATGATGGATATTAAATGTTTTCAATTAAAGCTTTCTTACCAAAAGTTTGTTACATTAGTTTGGTATATATAGTGTCTTGGTTCAGTAAACGGAAGCTAAACCAAAGCTAACCAATCGGTTTAATACTTAGCcaacatatatatgatagaATACGCCCCCCTCAAGCCGATGAAGTGGAAGGTATGGACTCTGATGATGGAGTGAAGAGGCTTGAAGTGGACATACGATTGAGGATAGACGTAAAAGGCCCTGGTTGAAGTGGTTTTGTGAGGATGTCAGCATGTTGATTAGAGCTTGAAACATGCATCAACCGGAGAAAGCCGTTCTTGACTTGATCACGGACGGTATGACAGTCGATCTCCACGTGCTTGGTACGTTCGTGGAACACCGGATTTGTAGCAATGTAGATCGCAGACTTGCTGTCACAGAAGAGCTTCGCCTTAGTTGTGACCATGATGCCAAGAAACGTGAGAAGTTTCTGAAACCATAACAGCTTGCAAGTCGCATGAGCCATGCTTCGGTACTCTGCTTCTGTACTGCTTCGACTAACAACATCATGTTTCTTCGACTTCCAAGTGATTAAGGAGCTACCAAGATAAATGCAATAGCCAGTGATAGAACGGCGACTATCTGGGCAAGCTCCCCAGTCACAATCAGCGAAAGCATTAAGACAAAGTTCAGATGAAGCAGAGTAGAAAAGACCTTGACCCGGGTTGTTTTTGATATAGCGAAGGATCCTGTGAGCTGCCTGAAGATGAACGTTTGTAGGAGCAGACATAAACTGGCTCAGACTATGAACAAAATAGGTGATGTCAGACCTAGTTATCGTTAGGTACAACAAACGCCCTATCAAGGCACGGTAAGGAGTAGGATCATCCAAGAGAGTGCATGATTTGATACTGAGTTTGGCGACAAGATCCATTGGAACCGAAGACGGTTTGCAAGCTAACAAGCCAGCATCAGAGAGAAGATTCGGAGCATACTTGCGCTGAGATACAGAGATTCCTGCAGCAGAACGAGCAATCTCAAGACCCAAGAAGAAGCGCAaatctcccaaatccttgatctTGAAATGCTGATGAAGTGTGTCTTTAAGAATCTTTACTGCAGAATCATCATTACTAGCAATCATTATGTCATCGACATATATGAGAATTCTTGTGAAAGAGCCACCAGATCGACGAACAAACAGAGTGTTGTCAGATGGAGATTGAACATAACCAGCAGCAAAGAGCACATCAGTAAGGCAGTGGTACCATTGCCGGGAAGCCTGCTTAAGAccataaatagattttttcaaTCGACAAACAGGGTTAGGTGGCAAGTGTGTACCAGGAGGAGGAGTATATCCTTGAGGTAAGCTCATATATATCTCTTTATCTAGATCACTGTGAAGAAACGCATTCGAGACGTCCATTTGAGATAGCTTCAAGCATTTGACAGCAGCAAGACCCAAGAGAAGCTTGACAGAAGCAAGTTTGGCGACATGTGAGAAagtatcagtgtaatcaacaCCCTCTTGCTGTGTGTATCCTTTTGCCACTAAGCGAGACTTCTTTCTCTCAACAGTCCCATCAGCTCGGTATTTTGTTGTAAAAACCCACTTGCACCCAACAACATTCTTCCCTGGAGGAAGAGACACAACATCCCAAGTTCTATTGTCTTCCATAGCCTGCAGTTCATCATCAGTAGCTTTCCGAAACTCTGGTGACAACATGGCTTGTTTGAAAGTTGTAGGTTCAGGGTCAATAGAATAAGAAAGGAGAAATTGTTGATAAAGTGGTTTCAAGGAAGAACATGTATCAACCGAGGCAAGAGGATatagagaagatgaagaaggaagAGGAGTATGATGAATAAAAGAGAAATGGTACTCAGAAAGATAACCTGGAGTACGAGCAGTCCGTTGTGGTCTTGTGCGTAGAAGTTGACTTTGTCCTGTCACGGATGGCCCAGTCTCTCGAGAAATAGTCACATGGGGCAATGcagaagatgatgaaaatgcagatgatgatgatggtaaaGTAACAGGATGAACTTGAAGAACATAATCCAATGCAACAGGAGTAGACATTGGTAAAATTGTTTTGGAAAACAGTTCATCAGACGGAATGGAATCATTAAGCGTATGAAATGGGAAAATATGttctttaaaaataacatttcgAGAGACAAAGACTTGATGTGTTTCTATATTCAAAACCTTGTAACCTTTATAACCAGATGAGTAACCgagaaaaacacaaaaatcaGCTCTAGGTGTGAACTTATGACGATCTTTATCTAAAGTAGACACGTAACATAGACAACCAAAAGAACGTAGAAATGAATAGTCAGGTTGTTTATGCATCAGTTTCTCATATGGAGTTTTCTtatcaagaagaagagaaggtgtTCTATTGATAAGAAACACGGCTGTAGAAACACAATTTGTCCAATAGATCAACAGTAGTTTAGATTGAAACAGTAATGATCTAGCTACATTCAAGATGTGTTGATGCTTACGCTCAACAACAGAGTTCTGTTGAGGAGTATAAGCACAAGAGAATTGATGAATCGTACCATGTGTGCGAACAATATCAGAAAATGCTAGTTCAGGTGCGTTATCAGTTCGAATGGATTTAATACGGGCATTATATTGCAAATGAACATGTTGAATGAAAGCAGGAAAAACAGTGGAAACATCACTTTTATTCTTTAGAAAGTAGATCCATGTTACACGGGTACAATCATCGACCAATGTTAGAAAATATCTATAACCCTCTGTAGACTCTACTGAGAAAGGACCCATACATCCATGTGTACTAAATCAAAAGGAAATGAAGAAATGTGATTATGTGAAACAAATGGTAAACGTTTTTGCTTAGCTAAAGGACAGACATGACAATTTTCTACAGTAGACAGAGATGATTTATGCAATGATTTAATACCCGGAACATGAAGCAATTTTGCTAGTGAACGATACCCAAGACGTTGATGCCAAAGATGACCATCATCCAACACAGAAGCACATATAGGAGGAGATGCAGAAACATGTGTAGCTAGGACGTAAAGATTGTTGAAAATAGACCATCTACCAATCATCAATCCCTGAGTAGATTCATGAATCAAACAATGATCAACATAAAAGTGAGCAGAGGAATTATTATCAACAAGTAAGCAACGCACACTGATGAGGTTGAAACGAAAAGATGGCACATAAAGCACATTATGCAATGTAATAGTTGGTGAAACAATGATGCTTCCTATATGACTAATTGGCTCTTTGTGACCATTGGGGAGAGACACTTTGACACCAGTGACAGTAGAAAGCCCACTGAAACGCGCAAGATCAGAACAGACATGCATCGTAGCCCCACTGTCAATAATCCAAGAACCATTAGGCAGAGCATTATAAAGGGAGGAAAGGCATTGATGGTTGAAGGTAAGAGTACTGTTTTGAAAACGAAGGTTAGAGGATAAAGAAAGAAGTATACCAGAAGATGATTGAGCAGCCATGTGACCATGTTCCGTGATAGTAGCATGCTGATTTTGAACTGAAGACTCAGGAGGACGAACAAAAGCTTGAAGTTGGTGAAGAATGTACTAGACTTGGTCTTGACTCATACGATTAACATCCAAACTCTGAGATGATGGAATGGAAGAACCCATCATTGGCGCATTGGTGACATTAGCAACTGTGTTAGACGGGGGATACTGAGGAGTTTGGTTCTGACTGTGAGAACGAGGGAAGCCACTCTGACTTTGCTGTCCTCGTGGAGTCAATGATTGGGAAGAATATCCTCTTGGAGCTTGACCATGAAAGCGATGCCCCGGAGGATATCCATGAATCTTGAAACACTTCTGAAGAATATGACCATACTGGCCACAGTAAGTGCACAAAGGTCGCTGCTTAGGGCGATAACCATGTTGAGCAGCAGGAAGAACCGGAGTGTTGATAGAGACAGACTCAGAAGCAGAACCCATTGTTTGAAAAATCACAGCATCACTCTTCACAGCTGGTTTGATACTCTTCTGCCTCTCATCTTGAGTGATCATATTAGAAACATCTTCAAGAGACGGGATGGGTTTGATCATCAAGATCTGACGTCGGCTAGCATCATAAGACTCATTAAGCCCCATCAAGAACTTCATCACGCGACTACGTTCCTGCAATTTCTCCCATAAAGCAGCAGCATTACACTCAGATCTGCCACATGTACAAACAGGAAGATCTATGAAGTTCTTGTACTCTTCCCACAGTGTGACGAGCTCAGTATAGTAGGTTGTTACATCCATAGAACCTTGCTGGATAGTCCCTAAACGTTGTTCAATCTCGTACACACGTGGAGCATCATCCTGCTTGAATCGTACCAATAAATTCTTCCAAATCGATTCAGCAGTAGACATATAAAGAAGACTCTGAGCTATCTTCTTAGAAACAGAATTCATAATCCAAGTCGCAACCATATCATTGCACCGAGACCAAGATCCAGCATCACGATGGCTATCAGGAGGTTTAGGAATCGTACCATCGATGAAACCAAGCTTATTGCGAACATTCAAGGCCATACGAATCGAGCGCTTCCAAGAATGAAACTCCGCACCGGAAGAGAGGCGATCGGAGATGAGAACCAGTCCAGCATGATCGGAACTGTGGAGATAGTAGGGATTTTCGTAATGGTCCAAGAATTGAGGATTCGCAGCAGCAGAACTCATGATTGAAGAATAATCGAAGACGAATCAGACGAAATCACAAGCTCAAGAAGCGGAACGAAAGCAAGATTCGCGATAAGACGGAAACGAGATGAATCACCAGAAAAGCAATGACATCGACGAAGAGAGATAGTTGTTGTAACACCGAGAAGCTCACCGCCATGAAAAACGAAAGGAATCAGCTCGAGAAATCGCAAATcgacgaagaagaagccatagatggctctgataccatattaaacGTTTTCAATTAAAGCTTTCTTAGCAAAAGTTTGTTACATTGGTTTGGTATAGTGCCTTTGTTCAGTAAAAAGAAGCTAAACCAAAACTAACCAATCGGTTTAATACTTAACCAACATATATATGATCTAATAATGGaggaaaaaatatatgtaaaggTTCAAAAAGAATCATCATTTAGGCAACGGCCGGCATGTCCTTGAGCCATGCATCTAGTGGCTCACCAATGGAGTACACAATGAAACCAATCTCCCTAAGCTTCTCAAAATCCATAATGTTGCTTCCAGCAAACACAAAAGCCGGTTTCTCCAAGTTCTTGAACTCATCCCACTCTGTCGAGATACATATACCATGCGCGTCCTTGGATGCTTCATATGCGTCCCAACTCACACTCTCTTGTTTCACCGTCGTTGGGCTCATTGGCTGCAAATGAAGCGGATGGTCCCATTCAAACTTGTTCATCGACAAATCCCTCTGAATCTGATCCTCTGTCACCTGAGGATCGTAAATGCATAACCTCGCTTTGTCTCCTAAAAGACCCTTAAACACGTCGATGGCTGGAGTCTGCCTAGTGTACCAGTGTCTTTCTTGAATGCAAAACCTAGAACCTCAATCTTCTTGTTTGACACGGTGTTGAACATTGAAGAGACAAATCGGTTCTTCTAGTAGTCATTGATCTTGATGACTTGCTTCCAGTACTCAGCCACTTCAGGGAGTCCATTGCATTCACAAATGTACACGAGGTTCAGAATATCCTTCTGGAAAAAGAACCACCGAATTCAACACTCGAGTTCAAGAACTTGGAACCGATTCTTGAGTCGGTACCAACCGCGTAAGCCACTTGCGTGACATCAGCGTCAGTGGCTTCACACAGAGCTGACATTGCATTAACAGATGAAAGAAATCCTCTGAGCCAAGAAAGCGTCTGCCGCAAGCTTCGAAAGCTCTGACGTGTTTATCAACATCGGTGCTGGAGAAAAGGTTCTTGCCACGGCACTGCTTGATGACTTCGTCGAGACTAGGCTCGTAGATTGGAAGCTGGTCGCTGTTCCAAGCGTTGATACGTGGTACAGAGATGTCAACGACAGCTACTTCAATGTCGGGACATTTAAGAGCAACGACTGCCATGGTTGGTCCACTGACATAACCGGCTCTTATGCAACATATATCTTCACATATAtcttcaccaaaaaaaaacatatatcttcACCATTTTTCtgcatataattttaaaatattacaaagtCATAATCAGACCCAAAAAAACCACAAGAATAAATTTCATTTACTTTCTCATGCATTagagaaaaaacaataaatttaaaagtgaATTTATTTACAATGACTGGAGAAATTTTTGTGCCAATTTTAGATTATTTAAGAACAAGTTGAAAAAGAGTTAGATCATTAAAGGTGGTATGGATATGaaatactctctccgttccacaaagataaactttttaatattttcacatatattaagaaaacatattaaaataccataataaatgtattgttttctgtaattttcaattttcaataacttttaaccaatagtaattcaataaagtcaattaattttcttgaagtttacaatttttcatagaaaacacaaaaatacatctttgtgaaacaattttcttttctaaaaagtCTATCACTAAAGAACGTAGGGAGTACTAAACACGTAGTATCTACTAAACACTGACATGGAACACTTAATTAGTATGCAAGCAAGACCCATTTAATCACACGGACGGTTCCAGTCAGAAATCTAGCTCCATTTTAGGGGATAATCAGCcataaaccattgataattTCCAAAACTAGAacccaaaagaaagaaaaacaaaagtatCCATTGGATTCGATAAATACATAACATAATTATGATATCCCACCGATCGAACAGacaatataaattcaaaatcgTGTAGAAAAGAGAGTGAAGGAGATAGAGATTTAAATACCTCTAGAAATTTACCGAGTGAAATGGCGATGACATTGGTCAGACTCAGACCAAAGACGAAGTATTTAAAGATGTCTTTTGTTAGACGTAGATAGAAGATGTATTTGATATAAAGAGTAATGAAAAAACTACAGTTTGAGTTTGTATGTTTAGTGGAATATACGGGTACCAACAATCTAATTATGGACAACAAACAGTAATAGTCTTATTAATACATTTAATTtgttatagttttattaaattttaactgTTTCCCGAGTACATAAAAATTGTGGACGAATAAATGTAATTTcaagtaaataatataaatttccaaATTAAGTGGGTCGATTAGTACATAGGATCAAAATATGGGCCATTATCGCATACACAAATCTGCTAACAAACATACTTGAAGTTGTGATATTGTAGATATTAGTTCACGTCATGTATATAGTGATAACCAATAGGGTTAATTCCACCAtgatttgaaagaaaatgaatattctATCGGCACAATTTTAGTCCAAATAATCCCTAATTTTTGggttataatttaaaattttggaaagtaTTATAATTAAGGAATCAACAAATAGGAAACAATATTAACTATGAGATTTGAGCATAGGAAACAATATTAAGGAATCCAGTAATTTTTATGGTCAAAATTATTTGTCTCTCACTATTTATGTTGATTGCTTAGTTAAAATTCTTGGTGCTTAATTAAGTTAAGGAATTACAAGGACTAAATTTAATATCATGCAATCTGTCGAGAGATCGTACCAATTATATCTGTTTATTCAAGTTCTAAATATATTTGCAAATCGTCGTCGACTAAATGATATATGTAGAGACGATAACTTGGAATATGGTTTTACCTTATAGCTAATTAGATTTAACTTTGAACAGTAAGAAACCTAAACTAACGTTTAACAATTCACATATGAAGAAGTTGACCAGTTACTAAAAAACCTTCCAATTAGATTTACTATATAATAAAAccattgaaaaatattttttgatcattaaaaaataataagcctaaagaaaatttatttgtttcaatAGTGATTCATCAAAACCATTGAAAATATATTCGAAACAAATCGAATTAATTTACTTAATAAACAGTCTGGTTCCCCCTCATCGAGTATCAATTATATTAACCGGATCAGTTTTACTGGTCAAATTAATAATGCATATATTTAGACTTGGAATTATCTACATGTGAACCTGTAAATGACTTAATGAGACTTCACTTTCATATAGGGCTGttaaatatggtaaaaccgaaccgttccgaaccgaaatagataatatggtttggttttgctATATACcttataaaccgaatggatataattttataaaaaccgtaggatttggatatggtttggtatataaccgattaaaccgaataaaccgaacaaaaccgattaaaaatagaaacatgtaaatatgtatctattttataacaatacatgaaaatctatttgttacataagttaaatttgtgttaataattattaccataattttataataataaagaaccttaatttgtaaaacatttgaactataattaaataacagtacatcgcaattcagacatcttattttctaagttttcttttgatttttttgctttattttagtcttcactaaattaatatgaagattataaatttgatggacaataattaatgaaaaaatttcacaacttttttcttatctgtaaacaaacagagtttcgtgttcgattgaaaaagcatgactttaatgaacactaaatatggaagagtggaaaaacttttctttcatgtttctgttttgtttcatatttttattttcaaaatttgaagctttgattttagttatagatttgattattttatttgatggtagaagcatttttactttgtttgttcatttatttgaacatgtaatatatttttaataaatgactgtgttgacaatatgactttaaaattcatataatatgatctcaaactaaataattatgctttttggtataaaaccgaataaaccgaaaaccggaggtatataaaccaaaccgaaccgaagtaaatatgaatttagaatggtagttatattttactaaccgaaataccgaaaaccgaaaaaaaccgaaccgatatccggattgaataCCCCTACTTTCATATATAATACGTTTGGTATATTGTATGGTTAATTTAGATATATAGAAGTGGATATATATAACACATATATTATGTCGGTATTTAACGCCGTATATATTAGAAGTTATGAATCAGATAAAAGTCATATATAACTTAATGATActtttaatcatatttaaagAGTATATAAGCGATATATAACAGCCAAACAAATAACGTAACAGACcggtttatatttaaattttgtttggtATGCCAA includes:
- the LOC106378155 gene encoding uncharacterized protein LOC106378155, with the translated sequence MSSAAANPQFLDHYENPYYLHSSDHAGLVLISDRLSSGAEFHSWKRSIRMALNVRNKLGFIDGTIPKPPDSHRDAGSWSRCNDMVATWIMNSVSKKIAQSLLYMSTAESIWKNLLVRFKQDDAPRVYEIEQRLGTIQQGSMDVTTYYTELVTLWEEYKNFIDLPVCTCGRSECNAAALWEKLQERSRVMKFLMGLNESYDASRRQILMIKPIPSLEDVSNMITQDERQKSIKPAVKSDAVIFQTMGSASESVSINTPVLPAAQHGYRPKQRPLCTYCGQYGHILQKCFKIHGYPPGHRFHGQAPRGYSSQSLTPRGQQSQSGFPRSHSQNQTPQYPPSNTVANVTNAPMMGSSIPSSQSLDVNRMSQDQV
- the LOC106409660 gene encoding LOW QUALITY PROTEIN: UDP-glucose 6-dehydrogenase 2 (The sequence of the model RefSeq protein was modified relative to this genomic sequence to represent the inferred CDS: deleted 2 bases in 1 codon), which encodes MFNTVSNKKIEVLGFAFKKDTGTRQTPAIDVFKGLLGDKARLCIYDPQVTEDQIQRDLSMNKFEWDHPLHLQPMSPTTVKQESVSWDAYEASKDAHGICISTEWDEFKNLEKPAFVFAGSNIMDFEKLREIGFIVYSIGEPLDAWLKDMPAVA